The following proteins come from a genomic window of Musa acuminata AAA Group cultivar baxijiao chromosome BXJ1-7, Cavendish_Baxijiao_AAA, whole genome shotgun sequence:
- the LOC135678980 gene encoding uncharacterized protein LOC135678980 translates to MSMDRTAKRRVAFILIDGIGDVCLPRFNYKTPLQVANIPNLDAIASAGVNGLMDPVEAGLGCGSDTAHLSILGYDPRIYYHGRGAFESMGAGLAMSPGDIAFKSNFATLDEKSGIVTSRRADRHFEEEGPILCAALDRMKLPSFPEYDVRVRYATEHRCGVVVKGPKLSGNISGTDPLKDNRLLLKAEALDDTEEAKNTAAVVNELSIEMSKILVAHPLNAKRAAEGKNIANIVLLRGCGIRIEVPQFEKQHGLSPCMVAPTKIIAGLGLSLGVDILEAPGATGDYRTLLTSKATAIAKALSAPLQPSPCIFVPGEDEHKPGLSQGYDFGFLHVKAIDDAGHDKASILKVRALEAVDRAIGQLTRLLWQAEKSGKYKYYLCVTGDHSTPVEYGDHSFEPVPFALCQLRDFVSAVGESNLMQVSLEAFPLPSVKSGEDLTNDDVEMPEEANSRLKVFSGDSVCQFSEIAAAKGCLGRFPGSEMMGVIKKFLKLKNE, encoded by the exons ATGAGTATGGACAGGACTGCTAAGAGAAGAGTGGCATTTATATTGATTGATGGGATAGGAGATGTATGTCTCCCTCGGTTTAACTACAAGACTCCCCTTCAAGTGGCGAATATTCCCAACTTGGATGCAATAGCTTCAGCTGGTGTTAATGGTCTCATGGACCCTGTTGAAGCAGGTTTGGGTTGTGGGAGTGACACTGCACACCTTTCTATATTGGGCTATGATCCAAGGATCTATTACCATGGTCGAGGGGCATTTGAGTCAATGGGTGCTGGACTGGCCATGTCACCTGGAGACATTGCTTTCAAG TCAAATTTTGCTACTTTGGATGAGAAAAGTGGAATTGTGACCAGCAGGCGGGCTGATCGGCATTTTGAGGAAGAGGGTCCTATTCTTTGTGCTGCTTTGGATAGAATGAAGCTTCCATCTTTTCCAGAATATGATGTTAGAGTCAG GTATGCCACTGAGCACAGATGCGGGGTTGTTGTGAAAGGGCCAAAGTTAAGTGGCAATATTTCTGGAACTGACCCATTAAAAGACAATCGCTTACTTCTGAAGGCAGAGGCCTTGGATGATACAGAGGAAGCAAAAAACACTGCAGCTGTTGTCAATGAACTGTCAATAGAAATGTCTAAAATTCTTGTTGCCCACCCTTTGAATGCAAAACGTGCAGCTGAAGGGAAGAATATTGCAAATATTGTACTTTTGCGAGGTTGTGGAATTCGAATTGAG GTTCCTCAATTCGAGAAGCAGCATGGACTATCACCGTGCATGGTAGCTCCCACCAAGATTATAGCAGGATTGGGTTTATCATTGGGAGTTGACATTCTTGAAGCACCAGGAGCTACTGGAGATTATCGAACACTTCTAACTTCCAAGGCTACAGCAATAGCAAAGGCACTTTCTGCTCCACTACAGCCATCCCCATGCATTTTTGTGCCAGGAGAGGATGAACATAAGCCGGGCCTATCCCAAGgatatgattttggatttcttcaTGTCAAG GCTATAGATGATGCTGGTCATGATAAGGCAAGCATTTTGAAAGTTAGGGCTTTGGAAGCCGTCGATCGAGCCATCGGTCAGCTGACTAGACTCCTCTGGCAGGCAGAAAAATCTGGCAAGTACAAATATTACTTGTGTGTCACTGGTGATCATTCCACACCAGTAGAGTATGGTGATCATAGCTTCGAACCTGTTCCATTTGCTTTGTGCCAGTTAAGGGACTTTGTTAGTGCTGTGGGGGAGTCAAACTTGATGCAAGTGTCACTCGAGGCTTTCCCACTTCCTTCAGTGAAGTCTGGGGAAGATCTAACAAATGATGACGTAGAAATGCCAGAGGAAGCAAACAGCAGGCTTAAAGTTTTCAGTGGAGATTCAGTGTGCCAATTCAGTGAGATTGCAGCTGCAAAGGGTTGTTTGGGAAGGTTTCCTGGAAGTGAGATGATGGGGGTGATAAAGAAGTTCCTTAAGCTGAAGAATGAATAA